One genomic region from Solwaraspora sp. WMMD792 encodes:
- a CDS encoding PHP domain-containing protein, with the protein MVTGVSNARDPIADLRRIAFLLERANEATYRVRAFRSAATALAGLPAAELSQRADAGTLTELAGVGEVTARCVAESLAGEEPVYLRRLLATEGTDLDEAAAALRAALRGDCHTHSDWSDGGSPIEEMALAAVELGHEYLVLTDHSPRLTVARGLTASRLRRQLDHVAALNAALPEGFRILTGIEVDILPDGSLDQSDELLDRLDVVVGSVHANLRDDRARMTRRMLTAVANPRLDILGHCTGRMVTSRPPGVTGPGDRGHRRRSRPPSDFDAEAVFAACAEHGKAVEINSRPERQDPPKRLIRLAVETGCLFAIDTDAHAPGQLDWQRFGCARAALCGVDADRVVNTWSAGELVDWAAAHH; encoded by the coding sequence ATGGTGACCGGTGTGAGCAATGCCCGGGACCCGATCGCCGACCTTCGTCGGATCGCTTTCCTGCTGGAGCGGGCCAACGAGGCGACCTACCGGGTACGCGCGTTCCGGTCCGCCGCCACGGCACTGGCCGGACTGCCCGCTGCCGAGTTGTCGCAGCGGGCTGACGCCGGCACGTTGACCGAGCTCGCCGGGGTAGGCGAGGTGACCGCCCGGTGTGTGGCCGAGTCGCTGGCCGGCGAGGAGCCGGTCTATCTGCGCCGGCTGCTCGCTACCGAGGGCACCGACCTGGACGAGGCGGCGGCGGCACTGCGCGCCGCGCTGCGCGGCGACTGCCACACCCACTCGGACTGGTCCGACGGCGGTTCGCCGATCGAGGAGATGGCGTTGGCCGCGGTCGAGCTGGGCCACGAGTACCTGGTGCTGACCGATCATTCGCCCCGGCTCACGGTCGCCCGCGGGTTGACTGCCTCCCGTCTGCGCCGCCAACTCGACCACGTCGCGGCGCTCAACGCCGCCCTGCCGGAGGGGTTCCGGATCCTCACCGGCATCGAGGTGGACATCCTGCCGGACGGCTCCCTCGACCAGTCCGACGAACTGCTCGACCGGCTCGACGTGGTGGTCGGCTCGGTGCACGCCAATCTGCGTGACGACCGGGCACGAATGACCCGGCGGATGCTGACCGCGGTCGCCAACCCCCGGCTGGACATCCTCGGTCACTGCACCGGTCGGATGGTCACGTCCCGGCCGCCGGGGGTGACCGGCCCCGGCGACCGCGGCCACCGACGGCGGTCCCGGCCGCCAAGCGACTTCGACGCCGAAGCGGTCTTTGCCGCCTGCGCCGAACACGGCAAGGCCGTCGAGATCAACTCCCGGCCGGAGCGGCAGGACCCGCCGAAGCGGCTGATCCGGCTAGCGGTCGAGACCGGCTGCCTGTTCGCCATCGACACCGACGCCCACGCGCCGGGTCAGCTCGACTGGCAGCGGTTCGGGTGCGCCCGGGCCGCGCTCTGCGGTGTCGACGCCGACCGGGTGGTCAACACCTGGTCGGCCGGGGAGCTGGTCGACTGGGCCGCCGCCCATCACTGA
- a CDS encoding four-helix bundle copper-binding protein — translation MTQATEMLETYPLDLGHVDQQALADCIDACFDCAQACTACADACLSEDTVAELVKCIRTNLDCADICATTGRVLSRHTGYDANTTRVMLQACIQACRSCGEECQAHASEHEHCQVCAEACRRCEQACRDLMAALG, via the coding sequence ATGACGCAAGCAACCGAGATGCTGGAAACCTATCCGCTCGATCTGGGACACGTCGACCAGCAGGCACTCGCCGACTGCATCGACGCCTGCTTCGACTGCGCTCAGGCCTGCACCGCCTGCGCTGATGCGTGCCTGAGCGAGGACACGGTCGCCGAACTGGTCAAGTGCATCCGCACCAATCTCGACTGCGCCGACATCTGTGCCACCACCGGCCGGGTGCTCTCCCGGCACACCGGCTACGACGCGAACACCACCAGGGTGATGCTGCAGGCATGCATCCAGGCATGCCGTTCGTGCGGCGAGGAGTGCCAGGCACACGCCAGCGAGCACGAGCACTGCCAGGTCTGCGCCGAGGCCTGCCGTCGGTGCGAGCAGGCCTGCCGGGACCTGATGGCCGCGCTCGGCTGA
- a CDS encoding DUF885 domain-containing protein, which produces MGRVDDISNSFVERWARLNPIGATYAGITGHDDQLDDLSPDGYAERAALTRETLRQLDVADPESEAERVARDAMAERLGLELARYEAGEETSELSVITSGLHHLRQVFDLMPTEGTEAVANIAARLDNYPQSLDQVRVTLLDAARAGHAAPRAQMLKVADQCDVWTDPEADDFFHALVGRLAAPATLTADLRRAASAATAATIAFGQFLRTELAPLGRDTEAAGRDRYELASQYFLGARIDLDETYAWGFFELDRIEQEMRRVAAEIAGHGASIDDAVRALDADPARTIAGGEAFRDWMQALADKAVEDLHGSHFDIPQQIRRIECCLAPTSDGGIYYTGPSEDFSRPGRMWWAVPHGLTEFSTWREVTTVYHEGVPGHHLQIGQTQVRADLLNRWQRLLCWCSGHSEGWALYAERLMDELGYLADPGDRLGMLDGQALRAARVIVDIGLHLQLTIPPNSFNFHPGERWTPELAWQFLRAHCQLPDEILRFELDRYLGWPGQAAAYKVGERIWLQARADAQARKGAAFDLKEFHQAALNLGVLGLDPLRTALARI; this is translated from the coding sequence ATGGGACGTGTGGATGACATCAGCAACAGCTTTGTCGAGCGGTGGGCGCGGCTGAATCCGATCGGAGCCACCTACGCCGGCATCACCGGGCACGACGACCAGCTCGACGACCTGTCACCGGACGGATACGCCGAACGCGCCGCCCTGACCCGCGAGACGTTGCGGCAGCTCGATGTCGCCGACCCGGAGTCGGAGGCCGAACGGGTGGCCCGGGACGCGATGGCGGAGCGGCTCGGCCTGGAGCTGGCCCGCTACGAGGCGGGCGAGGAGACCAGCGAGCTGAGCGTCATCACCAGCGGTCTGCACCATCTGCGCCAGGTCTTCGACCTGATGCCGACCGAGGGCACCGAGGCAGTGGCCAACATCGCCGCCCGGCTGGACAACTATCCACAGTCTCTTGACCAGGTACGGGTCACCCTGCTGGACGCGGCCCGGGCCGGGCACGCGGCCCCCCGGGCGCAGATGCTCAAGGTCGCCGACCAGTGCGACGTCTGGACCGATCCGGAAGCGGACGACTTCTTCCATGCCCTGGTCGGCCGGCTGGCCGCTCCGGCCACGCTCACCGCGGACCTGCGCCGCGCGGCCTCGGCGGCCACTGCGGCGACCATCGCGTTCGGCCAGTTCCTGCGTACCGAGCTGGCCCCGTTGGGGCGGGACACCGAGGCCGCCGGGCGGGACCGCTACGAGCTCGCCTCCCAGTACTTCCTCGGCGCGCGGATCGACCTGGACGAGACGTACGCCTGGGGCTTCTTCGAGTTGGATCGCATCGAGCAGGAGATGCGCCGGGTCGCCGCCGAGATCGCCGGGCACGGCGCCAGCATCGACGACGCGGTACGCGCCCTGGACGCCGACCCGGCGCGGACCATCGCCGGTGGTGAGGCGTTCCGCGACTGGATGCAGGCGTTGGCCGACAAGGCCGTTGAGGACCTGCACGGCTCCCATTTCGACATACCACAGCAGATCCGGCGGATCGAGTGCTGCCTCGCACCGACCAGCGACGGCGGCATCTACTACACCGGGCCGAGTGAGGACTTCTCGCGACCGGGCCGGATGTGGTGGGCGGTGCCGCACGGGCTGACCGAGTTCTCGACCTGGCGGGAGGTGACCACGGTCTACCACGAAGGGGTGCCCGGACATCATCTGCAGATCGGTCAGACGCAGGTCCGTGCCGATCTGCTCAACCGCTGGCAGCGGCTACTCTGCTGGTGTTCCGGGCACAGCGAGGGCTGGGCGCTGTACGCGGAACGGCTGATGGACGAGTTGGGCTACCTGGCCGACCCCGGTGACCGGCTCGGCATGCTGGACGGGCAGGCGCTGCGGGCGGCCCGGGTGATCGTGGACATCGGCCTGCACCTGCAGTTGACCATCCCGCCGAACTCGTTCAACTTCCATCCCGGCGAGCGGTGGACTCCGGAGCTGGCGTGGCAGTTCCTGCGGGCGCACTGCCAACTCCCGGACGAGATCCTGCGGTTCGAGCTGGACCGGTATCTCGGCTGGCCGGGGCAGGCGGCGGCGTACAAGGTCGGGGAGCGGATCTGGCTGCAGGCCCGAGCCGACGCCCAGGCCCGCAAGGGTGCCGCCTTCGACCTCAAGGAGTTCCATCAGGCAGCGCTGAACCTGGGCGTACTCGGTCTCGACCCGCTGCGGACCGCGCTGGCCCGGATCTGA
- a CDS encoding ATP-binding protein — MNTLTWLVARDFASGVTRIRLTGALTDTELVRLAPVLRRCLLEEPLALLVELDEVTVASPIGLRVFAIVQGGDASHRPVVHLCARPDSPTGRLARHSISGLVSVQDSVIDATKLVESAPRSPYRWHEYLPPHPHSPGQARRLIGGACRSWHLTALVDEAMVIGSELVSNAVEHAGTELDVTTTRQAGAIRISVRDRAAELPRPATGPRPGPAPGRGRGLAIIEALASDWGYAGFADGKTVWAALRLPD, encoded by the coding sequence GTGAACACCCTCACCTGGCTGGTGGCGCGTGACTTCGCCAGCGGTGTCACCCGGATCCGGCTGACCGGCGCGTTGACCGACACCGAACTGGTCCGGCTCGCCCCGGTGCTGCGCCGCTGCCTGCTGGAGGAGCCGTTGGCGCTGCTCGTCGAGCTGGACGAGGTGACCGTGGCCAGCCCGATCGGGCTGCGGGTCTTCGCCATCGTGCAGGGCGGCGACGCCAGCCACCGTCCGGTGGTGCACCTGTGTGCCCGGCCGGACTCACCCACCGGCCGGCTCGCCCGGCACAGCATCAGCGGTCTGGTGAGTGTGCAGGACAGCGTGATCGACGCCACCAAACTGGTCGAATCAGCACCAAGGTCCCCGTACCGGTGGCACGAGTACCTGCCCCCGCACCCGCACTCGCCGGGACAGGCCCGCCGGCTGATCGGCGGTGCCTGCCGCTCGTGGCACCTGACCGCTCTGGTCGACGAGGCGATGGTGATCGGTTCCGAGCTGGTCAGTAACGCGGTCGAACATGCCGGCACCGAGCTGGACGTCACCACCACCCGGCAGGCCGGAGCGATCCGGATCAGCGTCCGCGACCGCGCTGCCGAGCTGCCCCGACCGGCCACCGGGCCCCGGCCCGGGCCGGCACCCGGCCGTGGTCGAGGGCTGGCCATCATCGAGGCGCTCGCCAGCGACTGGGGGTACGCCGGATTCGCCGACGGCAAGACGGTCTGGGCGGCACTGCGGCTGCCCGACTGA
- the mtnA gene encoding S-methyl-5-thioribose-1-phosphate isomerase, translating into MRTIDWVDDAIEIIDQTALPDRTTVLRLSTVEAVVDAIRSLAVRGAPALGVAGALGVALAARLHHDEPDRLADAVDRLRTARPTAVNLARGVDRAAARLAESPAAVLAEAVALRDEEEAASVAMARLGADLLGQLCPPRCRLLTHCNTGALATVTGGTALGVVVELHRRGGLESVIASETRPLLQGARLTAWELDRAGVDFRVAVDGAGPFLMARGLVDAVVVGADRICANGDTINKIGTYAHALGARRAGLPFVVVAPETTVDPATATGAQVEIEDRGSAEVVSFAAARTTPAGAGAVNPAFDVTPADLVTAVVTDRRVIRLDRGEQI; encoded by the coding sequence ATGCGGACCATCGACTGGGTCGACGACGCCATCGAGATCATCGACCAGACCGCTCTGCCGGACCGGACCACCGTACTGCGGCTGTCCACCGTCGAGGCGGTGGTCGACGCGATCCGGTCCCTGGCGGTACGCGGCGCGCCGGCGCTCGGCGTTGCCGGCGCCCTCGGAGTGGCGCTGGCCGCGCGGCTGCACCACGACGAGCCGGACCGGCTGGCCGACGCCGTCGACCGGCTGCGCACCGCCCGGCCGACCGCGGTCAACCTCGCCCGGGGCGTCGACCGGGCGGCGGCCCGGCTCGCGGAGAGCCCGGCTGCCGTACTCGCCGAAGCGGTGGCCCTGCGCGACGAGGAGGAGGCGGCGTCGGTGGCGATGGCCCGGCTCGGGGCCGACCTGCTCGGGCAGCTCTGCCCGCCCCGGTGCCGGCTGCTGACCCACTGCAACACCGGTGCGCTGGCCACGGTCACCGGAGGAACCGCGCTCGGGGTCGTCGTCGAACTGCACCGGCGCGGCGGGCTGGAATCGGTGATCGCCAGTGAGACCCGGCCGCTGCTGCAGGGTGCCCGGCTGACCGCCTGGGAACTCGACCGGGCGGGGGTCGACTTCCGGGTCGCCGTCGACGGGGCCGGGCCGTTCCTGATGGCCCGTGGCCTGGTCGACGCGGTCGTCGTGGGTGCCGACCGGATCTGCGCGAACGGCGACACGATCAACAAGATCGGCACGTACGCCCATGCGCTCGGCGCCCGCCGGGCCGGACTGCCATTCGTGGTGGTCGCTCCCGAGACGACGGTGGATCCGGCGACCGCGACCGGCGCACAGGTCGAGATCGAGGACCGGGGATCCGCCGAGGTGGTCAGCTTCGCCGCTGCCCGGACCACGCCGGCCGGGGCCGGCGCGGTCAACCCCGCCTTCGACGTGACGCCCGCCGACCTGGTGACCGCCGTTGTCACCGACCGCCGGGTGATCCGGCTGGACCGGGGCGAACAGATCTGA
- a CDS encoding prephenate dehydrogenase/arogenate dehydrogenase family protein: protein MRVAVIGLGLIGGSALRAFAAAGHRVFGYDADPATRATARTAAARAALGARWQVAPTVRDAVADADLVLLAVPLPAVGPVLDEIAAVGYSGLVTDVTSVKEPVRRLVDRRLHRQHDRTAGFVGGHPMAGRETSGFTSADPELFTGCAWVLCLEPPVTSVDDWLTVATAVTGLGARVVPATAEEHDRAVAAISHVPHLLATALAATAVTDPLAWSLAAGSFRDGTRVAASRPELVAAMCGGNAGAVRSALDEVLATLAAARAALDAEDPVQALVPWLTPGSSARGGWPPQPGRPLELPARPDALLRLGRAGGWVTAVADDRRTVTAVRPAPVD, encoded by the coding sequence GTGCGAGTGGCGGTGATCGGGCTGGGGCTTATCGGCGGTTCGGCGCTGCGCGCGTTCGCCGCCGCCGGACACCGGGTTTTCGGGTACGACGCCGATCCCGCGACCCGGGCCACCGCGCGTACCGCCGCCGCGCGGGCGGCACTCGGCGCGCGCTGGCAGGTCGCCCCGACGGTACGGGACGCGGTGGCCGACGCCGATCTGGTGCTGCTGGCGGTGCCGCTGCCGGCGGTGGGTCCGGTGCTCGACGAGATCGCTGCGGTCGGCTACTCCGGGCTGGTCACCGACGTCACCTCGGTCAAGGAGCCGGTGCGGCGGCTGGTCGACCGGCGGCTGCACCGCCAGCACGACCGGACCGCCGGGTTCGTCGGCGGCCATCCGATGGCCGGTCGGGAGACCTCCGGGTTCACCTCCGCCGATCCGGAGCTGTTCACCGGCTGCGCCTGGGTGCTCTGCCTGGAGCCGCCGGTGACCTCGGTCGACGACTGGCTGACGGTGGCGACAGCGGTGACCGGGCTGGGCGCCCGGGTGGTACCGGCCACCGCCGAGGAGCACGACCGTGCCGTCGCGGCGATCAGTCACGTACCACATCTGCTCGCGACCGCGCTGGCCGCCACCGCGGTGACGGACCCGCTCGCCTGGTCGTTGGCCGCCGGGTCCTTTCGGGACGGCACCCGGGTCGCGGCCAGCCGGCCGGAGCTGGTGGCGGCGATGTGCGGTGGCAACGCCGGGGCGGTCCGGTCCGCCCTGGACGAGGTGCTCGCCACCCTGGCTGCGGCCCGGGCGGCGCTGGACGCGGAAGACCCGGTGCAGGCTCTGGTGCCGTGGCTGACCCCGGGCAGTTCGGCCCGGGGCGGCTGGCCACCACAGCCGGGCCGGCCGCTGGAGCTGCCGGCCCGGCCGGACGCGCTGCTGCGGCTGGGGCGGGCCGGCGGTTGGGTCACCGCCGTGGCCGACGACCGACGTACCGTGACGGCGGTCCGGCCGGCACCGGTCGACTGA